A window of Trichoderma atroviride chromosome 3, complete sequence contains these coding sequences:
- a CDS encoding uncharacterized protein (BUSCO:EOG092D2BH7) gives MYCQKCRQPLRLDSSLDDLNPAAYDLLLSAASSSPATKASAPRPSILQAQEQSRRSLYDQVSQNAGPPTFKRYRGSQPRDSTMSFIYLTESQVGHPLPPQQQQKERAVVPRSSTNGAPEDEPQSNKRDDLDKINRLFEILSARSDIDHPVCVDCTELLVEGLQKKLDSASKERDAYVQYLKDTQSNQPSEEDVKAWKEALKKAEKDKAAAMAELKKLEAEKDALDDEIWALEEESQQLNKEEEKFWRERNSFATKMAEFQAERDSINAKYNNDSQLLEKLQRSNVYNDTFCISHDGSFATINGLRLGRLSNKPVDWPEVNAAWGHALLLLVTVADKLGYKFQGYDPLPLGSTSKIIRYEMPNPASSRLGGRPMNAPPKKHVLELYSSGDMPLGLTFMHRKFDTAMVGFLELVRQLGVFVQQETQSSGTPLTLPYKIEGDKIGDTSIKLGIAQDDGWTKACKLTLTCCKFLLAHASNVTTNARNGNGNGNGNGNGNGNQ, from the exons ATGTACTGCCAGAAGTGCCGCCAGCCGCTGAGGCTGGACAGCTCTCTTGATGACCTCAACCCGGCCGCTTATGACCTTCTGCTTT CagccgcatcgtcgtcgccagCTACGAAAGCCTCGGCCCCACGACCGTCGATTCTCCAGGCCCAAGAGCAGTCACGAAGGTCACTCTACGACCAGGTATCGCAGAACGCCGGGCCTCCCACCTTCAAGAGATACCGAGGCAGCCAACCTCGAGATTCTACAATGTCATTCATATATCTTACCGAGTCACAAGTTGGGCATCCGCTGCCtcctcagcaacagcaaaaagaacGAGCTGTAGTCCCCCGATCCAGTACAAACGGAGCCCCCGAAGACGAGCCTCAGTCAAATAAGAGAGATGATCTAGACAAGATTAATCGACTATTTGAGATTTTATCCGCCAGATCCGATATCGATCACCCCGTATGTGTGGACTGTACCGAGTTACTAGTCGAAGGCCTGCAAAAGAAGCTCGATTCGGCATCAAAAGAAAGGGACGCCTATGTCCAATATCTGAAAGATACTCAAAGTAACCAGCCAAGTGAGGAGGATGTCAAAGCTTGGAAGGAGGCCCTCAAGAAGGCAGAGAAAGATAAGGCCGCCGCTATGGCAGAGTTGAAAAAGCTCGAGGCCGAGAAAGATGCTCTGGACGATGAAATATGGGCACTGGAGGAGGAGTCGCAACAATTAAAtaaggaggaagaaaaattCTGGAGGGAAAGAAACTCCTTTGCTACCAAAATGGCAGAATTCCAGGCCGAGCGAGACAGCATCAATGCCAAGTATAACAACGACTCACAGCTGCTTGAGAAGCTACAACGATCCAATGTCTACAACGATACCTTTTGCATCAGCCATGACGGCAGTTTCGCTACAATCAACGGCCTGCGCCTTGGCAGGCTCTCAAACAAGCCTGTGGACTGGCCAGAAGTCAATGCTGCTTGGGGCCATGCTCTGCTCCTACTGGTGACAGTTGCGGACAAACTTGGATACAAATTCCAAGGCTACGATCCACTACCTTTGGGTAGCACCTCCAAAATCATACGATATGAAATGCCCAACCCGGCATCCAGTAGGCTAGGTGGACGGCCGATGAATGCGCCCCCCAAGAAACACGTCCTAGAACTATACAGCTCTGGAGACATGCCACTTGGACTAACATTTATGCACCGCAAATTCGACACTGCCATGGTCGGGTTCCTCGAGCTAGTTCGCCAGCTTGGTGTCTTTGTTCAACAAGAAACACAATCATCGGGCACGCCGTTGACCCTGCCCTATAAAATTGAAGGGGACAAGATAGGAGATACCAGCATCAAGCTTGGTATTGCGCAAGATGACGGATGGACCAAAGCATGCAAGCTCACACTTACTTGCTGTAAGTTTCTGCTGGCCCATGCAAGCAATGTGACCACAAATGCGcgaaatggaaatggaaacggaaatggaaatggaaatggaaatggaaacCAGTGA
- a CDS encoding uncharacterized protein (EggNog:ENOG41) — protein MEPPAKRRRMSQLLLDKEYVDEDDDELASQPFEVEAKRDPGYKLSIERAYADQRFQATMAHIFDKYGRDFEGIGDEIDLVTGEIVVNNGHVHNMRDEGDVGDDLGEYLGEEEDDEDEGILLEDLFDDEEEFGDEHTTEQEGDATVFGKQIQNNNGLDEDEEDEDRIIQGREAPRASHSTALVLGSSSGNALRASRTPLRALSHKTPQGNILDLEPTGQLPFGSSPLSFDRSPFAMEQWNISGQYSDPLWNQPDLFPLHQPKPQQLPIKASRYNFPAQSGQSSIWAPRSKFRDEEDKPLQSVFAATFGKHLLAKRKKVLRHPLLLPPAKDVEDDDKREEEDEEEDEDVILTGKKSKEIEGFGEVEVNLAKRGKRLNVSHLSSETSKEVEEKGVEGGSSDSGYKSTQSTRRARKRKQRPDEDLMRNDTLVRVVETPREAPHLDDVIPSQRSKQTHQHLSTAKQLDEADGRRRSGRMRKQVEFLNKISWADVLAEQRAEKEVAHSRNRDDGQLIEDESAFEKRPVLAAPEEDYIPDSAAEDEEGLEEEEEEEEEEEEREGIEEKGEARGQTNFRGDLPTLRAMETRQPDAHDESRASIPGVFPRKNADSACLLSDDEAPTLLSKSRKTTSKNTLKDKLPLREIHNIKTQTTTRADLLASRKTKKSDDSHRENTNTRDGVEDTSPIVNKSGMSSSRHLDIPSEDSSGVAPLSSSPTRFLSRITLEVSLDDKPQTSHTSAQKSRYRRSAEIRSSSPCARMNEDTLKATTSTQKRRPLTKLATTPIVIEDSSYETSDEIYPVESSPITRASIPIEPALLSPRRATPPP, from the coding sequence ATGGAACCACCGGCAAAAAGGCGCCGCATgagccagctgctgctggacaaggaatatgtcgacgaagacgacgacgagctcgCCTCGCAGCCATTTGAGGTTGAAGCCAAACGAGACCCGGGTTACAAGCTATCTATCGAACGAGCCTACGCAGACCAGCGGTTCCAGGCCACCATGGCACACATCTTCGACAAATATGGCCGCGACTTCGAAGGCATTGGAGACGAGATCGATCTTGTAACGGGCGAGATTGTCGTGAATAATGGGCATGTTCACAATATGCGAGACGAAGGCGATGTTGGAGACGACCTGGGAGAATatcttggtgaagaagaggatgatgaagatgaaggaattCTCCTAGAGGATCTatttgatgacgaggaagaatTCGGAGACGAGCATACAACAGAGCAAGAAGGCGATGCAACAGTCTTTGGAAAGCAAATTCAAAACAACAATGGcttggatgaggatgaagaagatgaagatcgCATAATACAGGGCCGTGAAGCGCCTCGCGCCTCGCATTCAACAGCCTTGGTCTTGGGATCATCGTCAGGAAATGCATTGCGCGCTTCTAGAACTCCTTTGCGCGCCTTGTCACACAAGACCCCACAAGGCAATATCTTGGATTTAGAACCCACCGGGCAGTTGCCATTTGGCTCCTCGCCACTCTCTTTCGATCGTTCGCCGTTTGCCATGGAGCAGTGGAACATTTCTGGTCAATATTCTGATCCTTTGTGGAACCAGCCCGATCTGTTTCCTCTCCACCAACCGAAACCCCAGCAGTTGCCGATTAAAGCAAGCCGGTATAATTTCCCTGCGCAGAGCGGCCAAAGCTCGATCTGGGCGCCTCGGTCCAAGTTtcgagatgaagaggataaGCCGCTTCAATCCGTGTTTGCGGCTACATTTGGGAAACATCTACTCGCTAAGAGGAAGAAAGTCCTTCGTCATCCACTGTTGCTACCGCCCGCCAAGGAcgtggaagatgatgacaagagagaagaagaggacgaggaggaagatgaggatgtgATTCTGACAGGGAAAAAGtccaaggagattgaaggcTTTGGCGAAGTCGAAGTGAATCTTGCCAAGAGAGGCAAGCGTTTGAACGTCAGTCACCTGTCTTCCGAGACAAGTAAAGAAGTCGAAGAGAAAGGAGTGGAAGGGGGTTCGAGTGATAGCGGCTATAAGTCTACACAAAGTACTCGAAGAGccaggaagaggaagcaaagGCCTGATGAAGACTTGATGAGAAATGACACTCTGGTCCGAGTTGTTGAAACTCCAAGGGAAGCTCCTCATCTGGATGATGTAATACCGTCACAAAGGTCCAAACAGACCCACCAACATTTGTCCACCGCTAAACAGCTCGATGAGGCTGATGGGCGAAGGCGCTCTGGACGCATGAGGAAGCAAGTAGAATTCCTCAACAAAATTTCTTGGGCCGATGTCTTGGCGGAGCagagagctgaaaaagaagtgGCACATTCCCGGAATAGAGATGACGGTCAACTTattgaagatgagagcgCCTTTGAGAAGCGGCCTGTCTTGGCTGCGCCGGAGGAAGATTATATCCCAgattctgctgctgaagatgaagaagggcttgaagaagaggaagaagaagaagaagaagaagaagagagggaagggatagaagaaaaaggagaagcaagAGGCCAGACAAACTTCCGTGGTGATTTGCCGACACTACGTGCAATGGAAACCCGCCAGCCAGATGCTCATGACGAATCTCGTGCGTCAATACCAGGAGTATTTCCTCGCAAGAATGCAGATTCCGCGTGCCTTCTTTCGGACGACGAAGCTCCCACGTTGCTGTCAAAATCAAGGAAAACGACTTCGAAGAATACGCTCAAAGATAAGCTCCCACTACGCGAAATCCACAATATCAAGACCCAAACAACTACAAGAGCCGACTTGCTGGCAAGTCGCAAAACTAAAAAATCGGATGATTCTCACAGAGAGAACACGAATACAAGAGACGGCGTTGAAGATACGTCCCCGATAGTTAATAAGAGTGGTATGAGTTCGAGCAGACACCTTGATATTCCATCTGAAGACTCAAGTGGCGTGGCGCCATTGTCTTCTTCCCCTActcgttttctctctcgaATTACTCTTGAAGTGTCTCTCGATGACAAGCCTCAAACTTCACACACCTCGGCACAGAAGTCTAGGTATCGGCGATCTGCAGAGATTCGCTCTTCAAGCCCATGTGCTCGTATGAATGAAGATACACTGAAAGCTACGACCTCCACGCAGAAGAGACGCCCATTGACGAAGCTTGCAACAACTCCCATCGTTATTGAGGACAGTTCCTACGAGACGTCGGATGAGATTTACCCGGTTGAATCTTCTCCAATCACTAGAGCCTCTATACCTATTGAACCAGCCCTTCTCTCTCCTAGACGTGCCACGCCCCCCCCCTGA
- a CDS encoding uncharacterized protein (EggNog:ENOG41), giving the protein MLPPSSPTKSPSKRTSSTHSGPSSASKAKTSGPVTSLPSLSNPPQTPRHSNRHSLKVPSSRHSILSLLSDDEDEEVDELGRNLAAMPKLLSSAAQPTARKVWKSSSRTREVYHTPVKKRPTEPISPGSIIKTPGSPA; this is encoded by the exons ATGTTGCCTCCTAGTTCTCCAACCAAGAGCCCGTCGAAGCGTACCTCGTCTACGCACTCAGGGCCCTCCTCTGCtagcaaagccaagacaTCTGGCCCCGTCACATCTTTACCATCCTTGAGCAACCCTCCCCAAACACCTCGTCACTCGAATCGCCATTCTTTGAAGgttccatcttctcgacactccatcttgtctttgctatctgatgacgaagatgaggaggtTGATGAGCTGGGCCGCAACCTGGCTGCCATGCCCAAGCTGCTTAGCTCTGCAGCGCAGCCAACAGCGCGGAAAGTATGGAAATCTAGCTCTCGCACCAGAGAGGTGTATCATACCCCAGTCAAGAAGCGACCAACTGAGCCTATTAGCCCTGGTAGCATTATCAAGACGCCTG GCAGCCCAGCCTAG
- a CDS encoding uncharacterized protein (EggNog:ENOG41), protein MLARMQTNELSFKVPQITSDELLEFHQSHFSNEAAADFGQSFTSLPPQQVSHDQLYGEWGEEDEEDDGLGYYEDGVKRTLTDAQIEIFRHSELRELKRQREKQAQAKSGTPRDASANETHTASPHDPGTSTSSRSKKKKKKKSKAVKQEPKPDLRKRTWDVVEAGLDSLDYD, encoded by the coding sequence ATGCTTGCCAGGATGCAAACCAACGAGCTCTCATTCAAAGTTCCACAGATAACTAGTGACGAATTATTGGAATTCCACCAAAGTCACTTTTCAAACGAAGCTGCCGCTGATTTTGGACAAAGCTTCACAAGTCTTCCACCACAACAAGTCTCCCACGATCAGCTCTACGGGGAATggggggaggaggatgaagaggatgacggTCTCGGCTACTATGAAGATGGTGTAAAACGAACTCTCACAGATGCGCAGATCGAAATCTTCAGGCACTCGGAGCTGAGGGAGCTCAAACGACAGCGAGAAAAACAGGCTCAGGCCAAATCAGGCACGCCACGAGATGCCTCTGCAAATGAAACACATACCGCATCTCCCCATGACCCGGGTACCTCCACGAGTTCtcgaagcaagaagaaaaagaaaaagaagtccAAGGCGGTAAAGCAAGAGCCTAAACCAGATTTACGGAAGCGAACCTGGGAcgttgttgaagctgggCTCGATTCCCTCGACTACGATTAA
- a CDS encoding uncharacterized protein (EggNog:ENOG41), whose translation MASPKSPNGAGRLPVYGTKEDLNAKDETAVRLAERQADAKPPPAVLGPFDWDDFEARYEKALMDADEQEREILKEAESLAKYFQVWSSAASAHDDERAVKRLQTRQRFVNISEEKMAQKQQHYEEVVRAFESALALLRST comes from the exons GGCTTCACCGAAATCGCCCAATGGCGCGGGCCGCCTCCCCGTCTACGGGACGAAAGAGGACCTCAACGCCAAGGATGAGACGGCCGT CCGACTCGCAGAACGGCAGGCTGACGCCAAACCCCCCCCCGCCGTTCTGGGTCCGTTTGATTGGGACGACTTTGAGGCGCGGTACGAAAAGGCTTTGATGGACGCGGATGAACAAGAGCGAGAAATCctcaaagaagctgaaagcCTTGCCAAG TATTTCCAGGTATGGTCTTCGGCTGCCTCAGCTCATGACGACGAGCGAGCAGTGAAGCGTTTGCAGACGCGACAACGCTTTGTGAATATTTctgaagaaaagatggctcaaaagcagcagcatt ACGAGGAAGTCGTGCGTGCGTTTGAGAGTGCGTTGGCGCTGCTTCGGTCTACATAG